The DNA region CTGAGACTGCAGCCCCAGCTCCGGGCGAGCCGATGGATCTTATGACAGCATTGCAGATTGTGCTAAGGAAGTCCCTTGCCCATGGTGGGCTTACACGTGGGCTCCACGAAGCTGCCAAAGTAATCGAGAAGCACGCTGCCCAGCTCTGTGTACTAGCAGAGGACTGCAATCAACCTGATTATCTAAAGCTGGTGAAGGCGCTTTGCAACGAGCACAATGTCAACTTGATTAATGTGCCTAGTGCTAAAACTCTCGGCGAGTGGGCTGGTGTAAGTGCCAAATTAACAGCTCGTCTCTTGCACTGCTCTATATTGCAATCGTATCTTTGACGTGGCCTTGTGTATCTTTTTGTATAGCTTTGCAAGATTGATTCTGAGGGAAAGGCAAGGAAGGTGGTTGGTTGCTCTTGTGTTGTTGTCAAGGTTAGTGTATGTTGACGT from Punica granatum isolate Tunisia-2019 chromosome 3, ASM765513v2, whole genome shotgun sequence includes:
- the LOC116198486 gene encoding 40S ribosomal protein S12-like: MSGEEGVPAAETAAPAPGEPMDLMTALQIVLRKSLAHGGLTRGLHEAAKVIEKHAAQLCVLAEDCNQPDYLKLVKALCNEHNVNLINVPSAKTLGEWAGLCKIDSEGKARKVVGCSCVVVKDFGEETEARHVVIEYLKSN